In a genomic window of Algoriphagus halophilus:
- a CDS encoding Gfo/Idh/MocA family protein: MNIISRRDAIKGLSIVTGASLVSPKSLFAGSSKAEPLGVALVGLGYYSTDLLAPALQKTKNCYLAGIVTGTPSKIPVWRGKYNIPASNVYNYENFDSIADNPDIDVVYVVLPPSMHKEYVIRAAKAGKHVWCEKPMAVTADECQAMIDACNENKVKLSIGYRCQHEPNTMAFQKIVEEKQLGKVMSVNCAAGYREDRTNHWKQKREMGGGVIYDMGVYSIQGARLGTGMEPIAVTSAKVWTERPEIYKNGLGEIVEAELEFPNQVKARIKTSFYEQTNFLTIQCENGPIEMEPFSSYSGNKGKSPLGEIDFPYRVPNQQVLQMDHDAQSIMDDTPVLVPGEEGLRDIRIVQAILKSADTGMPVSI; encoded by the coding sequence ATGAACATAATTTCGAGAAGAGATGCAATCAAAGGTTTGTCAATTGTAACTGGAGCAAGTTTAGTTTCTCCAAAATCATTATTCGCAGGAAGCTCAAAAGCAGAACCGCTTGGAGTAGCCCTTGTTGGTCTGGGATATTACAGTACAGATTTATTGGCTCCTGCGTTACAAAAGACAAAGAATTGCTACTTGGCGGGAATCGTCACAGGTACCCCCTCCAAAATTCCCGTTTGGAGAGGAAAATATAATATTCCCGCATCCAATGTTTATAACTATGAGAATTTTGATTCCATAGCTGATAATCCTGATATCGATGTGGTATATGTGGTTTTACCCCCTTCTATGCATAAAGAATATGTGATTCGAGCTGCCAAAGCGGGCAAGCATGTTTGGTGTGAAAAACCGATGGCGGTTACTGCAGATGAATGTCAAGCGATGATTGATGCTTGCAATGAAAACAAGGTCAAACTTTCTATTGGATATCGATGTCAGCATGAGCCAAATACTATGGCTTTTCAAAAGATTGTAGAAGAGAAGCAGCTAGGGAAGGTGATGAGTGTGAACTGTGCCGCAGGTTATAGAGAAGATAGAACCAACCATTGGAAACAAAAACGGGAAATGGGAGGTGGAGTGATTTATGATATGGGTGTGTATTCAATTCAAGGTGCCCGCTTGGGAACTGGGATGGAGCCTATAGCAGTCACATCAGCAAAAGTTTGGACCGAAAGACCTGAGATTTACAAAAATGGGTTAGGCGAGATTGTGGAAGCAGAATTGGAGTTTCCTAACCAAGTAAAAGCGCGAATAAAAACCTCATTTTATGAGCAGACCAATTTTTTAACTATTCAATGTGAAAATGGACCTATAGAAATGGAGCCTTTCTCTAGTTATAGTGGAAATAAGGGGAAAAGTCCATTGGGAGAAATAGATTTTCCATATAGAGTTCCAAATCAACAAGTTTTACAAATGGATCATGATGCTCAATCCATTATGGATGATACACCTGTATTAGTTCCTGGAGAGGAGGGACTTAGGGATATAAGGATAGTTCAAGCTATTCTAAAATCCGCAGATACGGGAATGCCTGTCTCTATTTAG
- a CDS encoding c-type cytochrome, with protein MKKLVKFLGWVIGILGLVILAFVSFVYLTWDKKYEAPYPEAMASADSAMIARGKYLVFGPAHCAGCHNTTERSAQVELGMDLELIGGAEFVFGPGILRSRNLTPDKETGIGNLTDQEVARVMRYSIGHDGRPIFPLMPFQNMSDEDVNAVISYLRSQQPVKHPIPPTEYNFMGKAILALGLIKPEGPDGTPPKRVKVEASEVYGKYLANSVANCVGCHSPRDLMSGEFIGPKFSGGLLFEEAPGESFITPNLTPDPETGYIANWTEDTFVQRFKTGRIYEHSPMPWGSFSRMDEVDLRALYRYLMSLDPVSNKIEKTEYMLQAAGSN; from the coding sequence ATGAAAAAATTAGTTAAGTTTTTAGGGTGGGTAATCGGGATTTTGGGTCTGGTAATTTTAGCTTTTGTAAGTTTTGTGTATCTGACCTGGGATAAAAAATATGAAGCTCCCTATCCCGAAGCCATGGCAAGTGCTGATTCTGCCATGATTGCTAGAGGAAAATATTTGGTTTTTGGGCCTGCCCATTGTGCGGGTTGCCATAACACAACAGAAAGATCTGCTCAGGTGGAATTGGGTATGGACTTAGAGCTCATAGGAGGAGCAGAGTTTGTATTTGGACCAGGGATATTGAGATCTAGGAACTTGACTCCTGATAAAGAAACCGGAATAGGAAATTTGACAGATCAAGAGGTGGCGAGGGTGATGAGGTATTCCATTGGGCATGATGGTAGGCCAATTTTTCCTTTAATGCCATTTCAAAATATGTCAGATGAGGATGTAAATGCCGTGATTTCTTATTTGAGATCCCAGCAACCCGTCAAACACCCTATCCCACCTACTGAATATAATTTTATGGGTAAAGCTATTTTAGCCCTTGGGTTAATAAAGCCTGAAGGTCCTGATGGTACTCCTCCAAAAAGAGTAAAAGTAGAAGCATCTGAAGTGTATGGGAAATATTTGGCAAATTCAGTCGCCAATTGTGTGGGCTGTCATTCTCCTAGGGACTTGATGAGTGGGGAATTTATTGGTCCTAAATTCAGTGGAGGACTTTTATTTGAAGAGGCTCCAGGAGAGAGTTTTATCACACCAAACCTTACGCCTGACCCCGAAACCGGATACATTGCTAATTGGACCGAGGATACTTTTGTGCAAAGGTTCAAAACGGGAAGAATATACGAACATTCTCCAATGCCTTGGGGAAGTTTTTCGAGAATGGATGAGGTGGATTTAAGGGCATTGTATCGGTATTTAATGTCCTTAGATCCTGTATCCAATAAAATTGAAAAGACAGAGTACATGCTTCAAGCTGCAGGTTCTAATTAA